One window from the genome of Spiractinospora alimapuensis encodes:
- a CDS encoding MarR family winged helix-turn-helix transcriptional regulator, with product MGSPTDAVDRVLTQWHTQRPDLDPTPMGVIGRISRAAQLLDTQLRDGFATHGLNRGEFDILATLRRADPPHRLTAGALVASTMVTSGAITNRIDRLVAKNLVHRDTDPDNRRSVLIGLTDEGHQLIDTALVAHLDREQRLLSALTPTQRHQLADLLRTLLLDLGDHAPDND from the coding sequence ATGGGCTCACCAACCGACGCGGTCGACCGCGTCCTCACCCAATGGCACACCCAACGCCCCGACCTCGACCCCACCCCCATGGGCGTCATCGGACGCATCTCACGCGCCGCCCAACTCCTCGACACCCAACTCCGCGACGGATTCGCCACCCACGGACTCAACAGGGGAGAGTTCGACATCCTCGCCACCCTGCGCCGCGCCGACCCACCCCACCGCCTCACCGCCGGCGCCCTCGTCGCCTCCACCATGGTCACCTCCGGCGCCATCACCAACCGCATCGACCGACTCGTCGCCAAGAACCTCGTCCACCGCGACACCGACCCCGACAACCGCCGCAGCGTCCTCATCGGCCTCACCGACGAAGGCCACCAACTCATCGACACCGCCCTCGTCGCCCACCTCGACCGCGAACAGCGCCTGCTGTCCGCACTCACCCCCACCCAGCGACACCAACTCGCCGACCTCCTGCGCACCCTCCTCCTCGACCTCGGCGACCACGCCCCCGACAACGACTGA